A segment of the Pseudobdellovibrionaceae bacterium genome:
AAAAAATAAAAAAAACATAGCTCCTTCAACAATGCCTTTAAACTTAAAACGTTTGAAAGGTGTTTTAGATACGCAAATTCAGCAATCTCACTTTACGCAAGCTTTAATTTCTAGCAAAGCCATAATAAAGCTAGAGCCAAATAACCCAAACTTTCAATTACAGTTTATTCAGCTTTTAATAAAAAATTGGTTTTACAAAGATGCATTTTCTTTAATAAAAAAAAATAAAACTAATTACCCGTCCCATTATTATTTTTTTGCTTTAGAAGAGGCTAAACTATTACATACAATAAAATATTATAACCAGTCTTTACTGGCTTATAAAAAATTAGCACATCTATACCCTGAAAAAACAGAGTTATTAGAAAAAATAAAAGAATTAAAAACTACACTTCCAAATATTTATATCTCTTCAGCTGTAGGGCAATTAGAGAATATTAAAAATTGTAATATAAATAAAATTCAAAAGAAAAAAAATATTTTTAAATTGCAACAAATTTTATTCAAACAAGAGAGCACTTTATGAATGTATCCACCGGTGATTTTAAAAAAGGCTTAAAACTTTTAATTAATAATGAACCTCATGTTATCTTAGACTTTGAGCATTACAAACCTGGTAAAGGAAATCAATTTACTAGAACAAAATTAAAAAATTTAATTACCGGAAAAAACATAGACCGCACTATTAAGTCTGGAGAAAAATATATTGTTCCCGACATAGAATATGCAGATACAACCTACTTGTATAAAGATGCTTCTTCTTTTGTTTTTATGGACCAAACTAGTTATGAACAAATTTCTATCGATACTAAATTAATTGCAGAAAATATAGATTTTTTAGTGGAAAACTTACCTGTAAATATTTGTTTTTTTCAAAACAAAGCTATTAATATAGAATTACCCGCTTCAGTAGATTTAAAAGTAACCTACACAGAGCCTGGATTAAAAGGAGATACGGTTTCTGGAGCAACTAAACCTGCAACTCTAGAAACTAACTTAACTCTTCAAGTGCCTTTACACATTGCTAATGGAGATATATTAAAAATTAATACAAAAAATAGAGAATATATCGAAAAGGTTAGCACTAAAAAAAATGAATAAATCCTAACACAGTAAATAAGGAATCTGTGGAAACTGAAATTAACAATTATCTTAAAACAAATTCACTTAATCACTGTGTTGATTTTTTTTCTCAGAAACTAAAAACAGAAGCTTTTAGTTTTAAAGATAGCCAAACTATTGTGTTTTTTTTACAAGCAAATAATCAAAGAAAAAGTATTTATAGCTGGGTATTACGAAAACTAAAATCACACGATAATTTTTCTTTTTCTCACTTGCTTTGGTTATTAGATAACAATATAGATGAAGATTTAGAAGACTTAATTGTACAAGGTATTCTTTCTACTAAAAGTGACTGTAGTACTTTTAGTAGAAAGATTAATTCGAAAAAAATACAAGATTTAATTAATAAATCTTTAGATAAAAAAAAGATGGACTTTAAAAACTTTAAAGAAGAGTTAATAGAAAAGATAAATTATGCTCGTTTAAATAATTTAAAAGATGTGTACGAAGAAAACATAAAAGAACTTAGTTTAGAATTTAATGATGGAAAAGATACTCAAGTTAATGTGCTAATAAAAGAGTTTGAACAACAAAATTTAGAAAATATTTTAACAAAAACCGTACAAAAATATAAAAATAGAAGTAAAGAAAAAGAAAGTAATGATTTACATTTAATTTCATTTTATAAAAAGTATTTAATGCAAACCAGTGTTAATTTAATTAAAAAAAATCCTCAATTATCTTATGACCTTTCCTTATTAGCACAAAATTTACAAATGCATCAATTATCTGAAAGTATTTTATCTGATATTTCTGAACAAACAGAAGGGGTAATTTGGCTAAGAGCTCATAACCTTATTCAGTCAAAAAATTTTTTAAAGGCATTAGATTTAATAGATAGTAATTTACATAAAGCTAACCCTAAATACCTTTTGGATTATAATTATTTAAAAGCTTTAGCGTGGAAGGGTTTAGATAATACTAAAAAAGCTATAGAAATATTAGATGAAATACTTCTTGTTAAAAATAATTATAGAAATGCAATTATATTAAAAGAACTTTACCTTAAAGAACTAAAACGATGAATAAAGCTTTTATCTTTAAAAAATATTCTCTTACTATATTAATTTTATTAATTTTTACATTATTTTTTGGTTTTTTATCTTATAATAATAAATATATTACTATATTAAAATCTTATGAAAGTAATATTACTGCTTATATAAATAAACAAATTCAAACTTTTCAAAATGATAACCCTAATACTAAAATTCAATTTAAAAAAATATATATCTCTGTTGATGGAATAAGTTTAAAAGATGTACAAATAACTACAAAATTTATACAAAAAACAAACATTCCTAGTTTAAACTTAAATTTAGACTGGCTAAACCTTCTTTCTTTTAGTATTAAATTTAAAATAACAGCTCCAATTATATACACAAAAATAAAAACTAAAGACCCACTAAAGTCCATTAAAACAACTAGTAGAAAAGATGAAAATTATCAGCAATTATTAATTAAAATTCAAAAAAATATTAAAAAAATAAAAAAGAGTAGTGCTTTATTAAGTTTATTTAACTTACCTATTAGTAATTTAAATATTTTAAAAGGTAATATTGAACTTATTAACAAGAAAACTAATAAATATATAGCAAAAATTAATAACTCTATAATTAATTTTAATATTACAAGAAATCGATTAAAATTAAATTTTTTTTCCTCGTTTATTAGTTTTTCAAATAGTTTTTTAAAAAAGAAAACTTTTGCATTGCAGATAAAAACTAGTTTATTTAAAAATAAAAAATTTTTATTATGGACTAAACTTAATTATAAGCATTTATCTAATTTAATAAAAATAGATGAAAAACACATAGAACTTCAATTAAATACCCCTATAAAAAATATTGCAGAACTAATTAATAAAGAAGATGTAAAAAACAGTATTAAAGATTTAACTGGAGATTTATTTTTATTGATAAAGAATAAAAAATTAAACAATAAATTTTCCTTTACT
Coding sequences within it:
- the efp gene encoding elongation factor P, with the protein product MNVSTGDFKKGLKLLINNEPHVILDFEHYKPGKGNQFTRTKLKNLITGKNIDRTIKSGEKYIVPDIEYADTTYLYKDASSFVFMDQTSYEQISIDTKLIAENIDFLVENLPVNICFFQNKAINIELPASVDLKVTYTEPGLKGDTVSGATKPATLETNLTLQVPLHIANGDILKINTKNREYIEKVSTKKNE